In one Massilia endophytica genomic region, the following are encoded:
- a CDS encoding ABC transporter permease, producing the protein MIVLGRLQNIANYRGFIAGSVKREFQSKYRNSLLGAAWTILNPLAMIVVYTVIFSQVMRNRLPGADSSFAYSIYLCAGVLTWNLFAEITTKGQSVFIDNAGLIKKLNFPRLCLPIIVVLNALLNFAIIFGLFTAFLLVSGNFPGWSFFALFPVLALQIVFAIGLGMVLGILNVFFRDVGQFFNILLQFWFWFTPVVYPATVLPAEVRGLLVWNPMAPVIMAYQDILVHRQLPHWGSLLPVAVLGVLLCALGMHLFRRRAGEMVDEL; encoded by the coding sequence ATGATTGTGCTCGGGCGCCTGCAGAACATCGCCAACTACCGCGGCTTCATCGCGGGCAGCGTAAAGCGCGAATTCCAGTCCAAGTACCGCAACTCCCTGCTGGGCGCGGCCTGGACCATCCTCAATCCCCTGGCCATGATCGTGGTCTACACCGTGATCTTCTCGCAGGTGATGCGCAACCGCCTGCCGGGCGCCGATTCCAGCTTCGCCTACAGCATCTACCTGTGCGCGGGCGTGCTCACCTGGAACCTGTTCGCCGAAATCACCACCAAGGGGCAGAGCGTCTTCATCGACAACGCGGGCCTGATCAAGAAGCTCAATTTCCCGCGCCTCTGCCTGCCCATCATCGTGGTGCTCAACGCGCTGCTCAATTTCGCCATCATCTTCGGCCTGTTTACCGCCTTCCTTCTGGTCTCGGGCAACTTCCCCGGCTGGAGCTTCTTCGCCCTCTTCCCCGTGCTGGCCCTGCAGATCGTGTTCGCCATCGGCCTGGGCATGGTGCTGGGCATCCTGAACGTGTTCTTCCGCGACGTGGGCCAGTTCTTCAATATCCTGCTGCAGTTCTGGTTCTGGTTCACGCCCGTGGTCTATCCCGCCACCGTGCTGCCCGCCGAAGTGCGCGGCCTGCTGGTGTGGAATCCCATGGCGCCCGTCATCATGGCCTACCAGGACATTCTCGTGCACCGCCAGCTGCCGCACTGGGGCAGCCTGCTGCCCGTGGCCGTGCTGGGCGTGCTGCTGTGCGCCCTGGGCATGCATCTGTTCCGCCGCCGCGCGGGGGAAATGGTGGACGAACTGTGA
- a CDS encoding glycosyltransferase family 2 protein: protein MEQANPLISVVIPVYRAEKMLDELYARLKAALETVSPRFEIVLVEDCGPDRSWQVIERLSAADPRVVGLQFSRNFGQHYGITAGLDICKGDWVVVMDCDLQDAPEEIPRLYHKAQEGYDVVLALRGKRQDPLLKRATSWLYYRLFSYLADIDIDGDSGNFRIMSRKVVVNFTRMREQLRFFGGHVQWMGFPTTGLQVQHAERLEGTSSYTFAKLWKLATDTIIAYSDKPLRLAAQLGLTMAAVSFLFGSFILGRALLQGSPVPGWSSLIVSLYFIGGLIIGILGIIGIYLSKTFDEAKKRPLYIVRRATDSARYDARAARNEHLH from the coding sequence ATGGAACAAGCCAATCCCCTCATCTCGGTCGTGATCCCTGTCTATCGCGCCGAAAAAATGCTCGACGAGCTGTATGCGCGCCTGAAGGCCGCGCTCGAAACGGTCTCGCCGCGCTTTGAAATCGTGCTGGTCGAAGACTGCGGGCCGGACCGCTCATGGCAGGTGATCGAGCGCCTGTCGGCCGCCGATCCGCGCGTGGTGGGCCTGCAGTTCAGCCGCAACTTCGGCCAGCATTACGGCATCACGGCGGGCCTGGACATCTGCAAGGGCGACTGGGTGGTGGTGATGGACTGCGACCTGCAGGACGCGCCGGAAGAGATTCCCCGCCTCTACCACAAGGCCCAGGAAGGCTACGACGTGGTGCTGGCCCTGCGCGGCAAGCGCCAGGACCCGCTGCTCAAGCGCGCCACCTCGTGGCTCTACTACCGCCTCTTCAGCTACCTGGCCGATATCGACATCGACGGCGACAGCGGCAACTTCCGCATCATGTCGCGCAAGGTGGTGGTGAACTTCACGCGCATGCGCGAGCAGCTGCGCTTCTTCGGCGGCCATGTCCAGTGGATGGGCTTCCCCACCACCGGCCTGCAGGTGCAGCACGCCGAGCGCCTGGAAGGCACATCGAGCTACACCTTCGCCAAGCTGTGGAAGCTGGCCACCGATACCATCATCGCCTACTCGGACAAGCCGCTGCGTTTGGCCGCCCAGCTGGGACTCACCATGGCGGCCGTGTCCTTCCTGTTCGGCAGCTTCATCCTGGGCCGCGCCCTGCTCCAGGGATCGCCCGTTCCCGGCTGGAGCAGCCTGATCGTCTCGCTCTACTTCATCGGCGGCCTGATCATCGGCATCCTGGGTATCATCGGCATCTACCTCAGCAAGACCTTCGACGAGGCGAAGAAGCGGCCGCTGTACATCGTGCGCCGCGCCACGGACAGCGCCCGCTACGACGCCCGCGCCGCCCGCAACGAACATCTCCATTGA
- a CDS encoding glycosyltransferase: MSADAQLLLDLSELVRTDARSGIQRVARGVLAALLADPPAGYRVAPVYDAGGFYAYVPDAVALKPAPQGEEEPIAVRAGDVFFGVDLAPEQVPRNLAVLAGLKAHGVRLYFAVYDLLPLQHPEWFFAGAQPWFERWLSSAATVADGLLCNARAIADELLEWLDQHPPRRHGMLQVGYAPLGADLQTARAADDTDAAADLPAELRQRPTLLMVGTLEPRKMHSEVLQACEQLWERGVEVNLAIVGKQGWNTARLAERLQQHPENGRRLFWMQQASDSTLLALYASASALLAASGGEGFGLPLIEAAQHGLPVIARDLPVFREVGGEHAWYFGGVTPGEIADDIETWLALHAEGKAPASAAMSYLSWAGSARRMLDVILGGQWHGAAATRLP, translated from the coding sequence ATGTCCGCTGACGCGCAGCTGCTGCTCGACCTCTCGGAGCTGGTGCGCACCGACGCGCGCTCGGGCATCCAGCGCGTGGCGCGCGGCGTACTCGCCGCGCTGCTGGCAGATCCGCCGGCCGGCTACCGCGTGGCGCCCGTGTACGACGCGGGCGGCTTCTACGCCTACGTGCCGGATGCCGTGGCCCTGAAGCCCGCGCCGCAAGGCGAGGAAGAGCCGATTGCCGTGCGCGCGGGCGACGTGTTCTTTGGCGTGGACCTGGCGCCGGAGCAGGTGCCGCGCAACCTGGCTGTGCTGGCGGGCCTGAAGGCGCACGGCGTGCGCCTCTACTTTGCCGTCTACGACCTGCTGCCCCTGCAGCACCCCGAATGGTTCTTCGCGGGCGCCCAGCCCTGGTTCGAACGCTGGCTCTCCAGCGCCGCCACGGTGGCGGACGGGCTGCTCTGCAACGCCCGCGCCATTGCGGACGAACTGCTGGAATGGCTGGACCAGCATCCCCCGCGCCGCCACGGAATGCTGCAGGTGGGCTATGCCCCCCTTGGCGCCGACCTGCAGACCGCGCGCGCGGCGGACGATACCGATGCCGCCGCCGATCTGCCCGCCGAACTGCGCCAGCGTCCCACGCTGCTGATGGTGGGCACCCTGGAACCGCGCAAGATGCATTCGGAAGTGCTGCAGGCCTGCGAACAGCTGTGGGAGCGCGGTGTGGAAGTGAACCTCGCCATCGTCGGCAAGCAGGGCTGGAACACGGCGCGCCTCGCCGAGCGCCTGCAGCAGCATCCCGAAAACGGGCGCCGCCTGTTCTGGATGCAGCAGGCCAGCGACAGCACCCTGCTCGCCCTCTACGCCAGCGCCAGCGCCCTGCTGGCCGCATCCGGCGGCGAAGGCTTCGGCCTGCCCCTGATCGAAGCCGCCCAGCACGGCCTGCCCGTGATCGCGCGCGACCTTCCCGTCTTCCGCGAGGTAGGCGGCGAACACGCGTGGTATTTCGGCGGCGTGACGCCGGGCGAAATCGCGGACGACATCGAAACCTGGCTGGCCCTGCACGCCGAAGGCAAGGCTCCCGCCTCGGCTGCCATGTCCTATCTCAGCTGGGCCGGGAGCGCCCGCCGCATGCTGGACGTCATCCTCGGCGGGCAATGGCACGGCGCCGCCGCCACGCGCCTCCCCTAG
- a CDS encoding FkbM family methyltransferase: protein MSFTSYAQNFEDVLLMRALREVDQGFYVDVGAGDPRRHSVTQAFYERGWRGINLEPAPSLQRRLRIERPADINLPLAAAAEAGERTLYEVPGALLSTLDEARGRELGAQGNEVILRQVKAASLDAICTEHAAPVIHFLKIDTGGGEEQVLQGFDLARWQPWILVVTPGCRAMAEAAGYELAHEDGLNLFYTAPGKPELKAALALPPHPADGFVLCEDHEYSHPLREWRERTAAAEAAADEARTWAKNHVKEWQEKHALLTKQEKLTQKAEAELAVMTQRAAAAEGQIPPLTARATHAGIVELELKKAYEQIEALNNSLSWRITKPLRDGKAFVERIKGGVRRRLARVRALLVRIVKGLLRRAIQFVLSRPALAFFVRRQIARFPRLVQVARRLLMRGSQQGAAAPEPLVMAAGLEDLPEGARQVWQDLQRGRR, encoded by the coding sequence ATGAGCTTTACTTCCTACGCCCAGAACTTCGAAGACGTGCTGCTGATGCGCGCCCTGCGCGAAGTGGACCAGGGCTTCTACGTCGATGTGGGCGCGGGCGATCCGCGCCGCCACTCCGTGACCCAGGCCTTCTACGAGCGCGGCTGGCGCGGCATCAACCTCGAACCCGCGCCCAGCCTGCAGCGCCGCCTGCGCATCGAGCGTCCCGCCGACATCAACCTGCCGCTGGCCGCCGCGGCGGAGGCGGGCGAACGCACGCTGTACGAAGTGCCTGGCGCCCTGCTCTCCACTCTCGATGAAGCACGCGGCCGCGAACTCGGCGCGCAAGGCAACGAGGTGATACTGCGCCAGGTGAAGGCCGCAAGCCTCGACGCCATCTGCACCGAGCACGCCGCCCCGGTAATCCACTTCCTGAAGATCGACACCGGCGGCGGTGAAGAGCAGGTATTGCAGGGTTTCGATCTCGCCCGCTGGCAGCCCTGGATACTCGTCGTGACGCCCGGCTGCCGCGCTATGGCGGAGGCCGCAGGCTATGAGCTGGCGCACGAGGACGGCCTCAATCTCTTCTACACCGCTCCGGGCAAGCCGGAACTGAAGGCTGCGCTTGCACTGCCGCCCCACCCGGCGGACGGCTTCGTGCTGTGCGAGGACCACGAGTACAGCCATCCCCTGCGCGAGTGGCGCGAGCGCACTGCCGCAGCCGAAGCGGCGGCGGACGAGGCGCGCACCTGGGCCAAGAACCACGTGAAGGAATGGCAGGAGAAGCACGCCCTGCTCACGAAGCAGGAAAAGCTGACCCAGAAGGCCGAGGCGGAACTGGCCGTGATGACGCAGCGCGCCGCCGCCGCCGAGGGACAGATCCCGCCGCTCACAGCTCGCGCCACGCACGCGGGCATCGTGGAGCTGGAGCTGAAGAAAGCCTACGAGCAGATCGAGGCCCTGAACAACAGCCTGTCCTGGCGCATCACCAAGCCCCTGCGCGACGGCAAGGCCTTTGTGGAACGCATCAAGGGCGGCGTGCGCCGCCGGCTCGCGCGGGTGCGCGCCCTGCTGGTGCGCATCGTGAAAGGCCTGCTGCGCCGGGCCATCCAGTTCGTGCTGTCCCGTCCCGCGCTGGCCTTCTTCGTGCGCCGCCAGATCGCGCGCTTCCCGCGCCTGGTGCAGGTGGCGCGCCGCCTGCTCATGCGCGGCAGCCAGCAAGGCGCCGCGGCGCCGGAACCGCTGGTGATGGCCGCCGGCCTGGAAGACCTGCCGGAAGGCGCCCGCCAGGTCTGGCAAGACCTGCAGCGCGGCCGCCGCTAA
- a CDS encoding glycosyltransferase, with amino-acid sequence MRIVLDLQACQGSSTHRGIGRYSMALTLGMLRQGPQHDFRIAVNGRFPDSVANLRKTFDGLVPQKHINAYELPTAIWEHQVANSWRVRAAEQVREHYLASQQADIVHVSSLFEGLGEDASVSVMHSRNRVNTAVTLYDLIPLVRKETYLTDPHVANWYHRKLQSLKNAQLLLAISGHSRREAIDALQLPEDQVVNISSAVDTIFQPRALSPEQSQALKDKYKLHRKFIMYTGGIDYRKNIEGLIEAYSLLPGALREEHQLAIVCSVPDHERQRLLALASGFRIPDGDLVLTGFVPDDDLVSLYNSAELFVFPSLQEGFGLPALEAMSCGIATIGSNNSSIPEVIGRSDALFDPTRIQDITARMQQALTDRDFHASLRAHGLVQAKEFSWDASARKTLDAFEALHDKRQQAQRISVPATPARRPRLAYISPLPPERTGIADTSGEMLPELARYYDIDIVVHQPSEVSERWLLANFTQRTVEWFEQNSQRYDRILYHFGNSSFHSHMFDMLRRHPGVVALHDFYLSGALHYISAAGGKTHAYSEALYGSHGYRALVHERDSGREASYYEYPCNKSVLDHAAGIIVHSSHSKELAERWYGPGTGDDWRLVALPRLLPGPFDRAAARVRLGMGANDFLVCSFGLISITKCNERILEAWLESPLHQDASCHLVFVGENNVGAFGTALSARMAGHPRIRITGFATQELYRTYLAAADVAVQLRTRTRGETSGTILDCLSYSVPTIINRHGSAAEMPDGVAVRLPDDFSSTELAMAMTKLRREPEFAREIGDAGYRYMSTEHHPARVARLYHESIEAFAHDHRATHYRNLLDGLSAIDTGFAPTEQDWLQVAAAIAANAPAGSTRQLLVDVTELAAQEAAQRDPAALALVLKLIEHAAPGFRVEPVRLDDGRYRYARRFALGLIGRPELPLDDGVASLWPQDVLLQLGGAEPLPASQSVANRGVLQLTAMLARPATEDSAGRAMLAAHLPAELMAALDGVACEPNEGAAHVR; translated from the coding sequence ATGCGTATCGTCTTAGACCTGCAAGCCTGCCAGGGCTCCAGCACCCACCGCGGCATCGGCCGCTATTCGATGGCCCTCACCCTGGGCATGCTGCGCCAGGGCCCGCAGCACGATTTCCGCATTGCCGTCAACGGCCGCTTCCCGGACAGCGTGGCGAACCTGCGCAAGACCTTCGACGGCCTGGTGCCGCAGAAGCATATCAACGCCTACGAGCTGCCCACCGCCATCTGGGAGCACCAGGTCGCCAACAGCTGGCGCGTGCGCGCCGCCGAGCAGGTGCGCGAGCACTACCTGGCCAGCCAGCAGGCGGACATTGTGCACGTATCGAGCCTGTTCGAAGGCCTGGGCGAGGACGCCAGCGTGTCCGTCATGCACAGCCGGAACCGCGTGAACACGGCTGTCACCCTGTACGACCTGATCCCGCTGGTCCGCAAGGAGACCTACCTCACCGACCCGCATGTGGCGAACTGGTACCATCGCAAGCTGCAAAGCCTGAAGAACGCCCAGCTGCTGCTGGCCATCTCCGGCCACTCGCGGCGCGAGGCGATCGATGCCCTGCAGCTGCCGGAAGACCAGGTGGTAAACATCTCCTCCGCCGTGGACACCATCTTCCAGCCGCGCGCACTGAGCCCGGAACAGTCGCAGGCGCTGAAGGACAAGTACAAGCTGCACCGCAAGTTCATCATGTACACGGGCGGCATCGACTACCGCAAGAACATCGAAGGCCTGATCGAGGCCTACTCCCTGCTGCCGGGCGCCCTGCGCGAAGAGCACCAGCTGGCCATCGTGTGCAGCGTGCCGGACCACGAGCGCCAGCGCCTGCTGGCCCTGGCCTCCGGCTTCCGCATTCCGGACGGCGACCTGGTGCTGACCGGCTTCGTGCCGGACGACGACCTCGTTTCCCTCTACAACAGCGCCGAGCTTTTCGTCTTCCCTTCCCTGCAGGAAGGCTTCGGTCTGCCAGCCCTGGAGGCCATGTCCTGCGGCATCGCGACCATCGGCTCCAACAACAGCAGCATTCCCGAGGTGATCGGCCGCAGCGACGCGCTGTTCGACCCCACCCGCATCCAGGACATTACCGCACGCATGCAGCAAGCGCTGACGGACCGCGACTTCCACGCCAGCCTGCGCGCCCACGGCCTGGTGCAGGCCAAGGAGTTCTCCTGGGACGCCAGCGCACGCAAGACCCTGGACGCCTTCGAAGCCCTGCACGACAAACGCCAGCAGGCGCAGCGCATCAGTGTTCCCGCCACGCCCGCGCGCCGTCCGCGCCTGGCCTATATCTCGCCGCTGCCGCCAGAGCGCACCGGCATCGCGGATACCAGCGGCGAAATGCTGCCGGAACTGGCGCGCTACTACGACATCGACATCGTGGTGCACCAGCCCTCGGAAGTGAGCGAGCGCTGGCTGCTGGCCAACTTCACCCAGCGCACAGTGGAATGGTTCGAACAGAACAGCCAGCGCTACGACCGCATCCTCTACCACTTCGGCAATTCGTCCTTCCACTCGCACATGTTCGACATGCTGCGCCGCCATCCCGGCGTGGTGGCCCTGCACGACTTCTACCTGAGCGGCGCCCTGCACTACATCTCGGCGGCGGGCGGCAAGACGCACGCCTACAGCGAAGCCCTGTACGGCTCGCACGGCTACCGCGCCCTCGTGCATGAACGCGACAGCGGACGCGAAGCCTCCTACTACGAATACCCCTGCAACAAGTCGGTGCTGGATCACGCGGCGGGCATCATCGTGCATTCCTCGCACTCGAAGGAGCTGGCCGAACGCTGGTACGGTCCCGGCACTGGCGACGACTGGCGCCTGGTCGCCCTTCCGCGCCTGCTGCCCGGCCCCTTCGACCGCGCCGCCGCGCGCGTGCGCCTGGGCATGGGCGCGAACGACTTCCTGGTGTGCTCCTTCGGCCTGATCTCCATCACCAAATGCAATGAGCGCATCCTGGAAGCCTGGCTCGAATCGCCCCTGCACCAGGACGCCAGCTGCCACCTCGTCTTCGTGGGCGAGAACAATGTGGGCGCCTTCGGCACCGCGCTGTCGGCGCGCATGGCGGGCCACCCGCGCATCCGCATCACCGGCTTTGCCACCCAGGAGCTTTACCGAACCTACCTGGCCGCCGCCGATGTGGCCGTGCAGCTGCGCACCCGCACGCGCGGGGAGACTTCGGGCACCATCCTGGACTGCCTCTCCTACAGCGTGCCGACCATCATCAACCGCCACGGCTCGGCCGCCGAAATGCCGGACGGGGTGGCCGTGCGCCTGCCGGACGATTTCTCGTCCACCGAACTGGCAATGGCCATGACCAAGCTGCGCCGCGAGCCGGAGTTCGCGCGCGAAATCGGCGATGCGGGCTACCGCTACATGTCCACCGAGCACCACCCCGCACGCGTGGCGCGCCTGTACCACGAGTCCATTGAAGCCTTCGCGCACGATCACCGCGCCACGCACTACCGCAACCTGCTGGACGGCCTGTCCGCCATCGACACGGGCTTCGCGCCGACCGAGCAGGACTGGCTGCAGGTGGCCGCCGCCATCGCCGCCAATGCTCCTGCGGGCAGCACCCGCCAGCTGCTGGTGGACGTGACGGAACTCGCGGCGCAGGAAGCGGCGCAGCGCGACCCGGCCGCCCTGGCCCTCGTGCTCAAGCTGATCGAACATGCGGCGCCCGGCTTCCGCGTCGAACCGGTGCGCCTGGACGATGGCCGCTACCGCTATGCGCGCCGCTTCGCACTGGGCCTGATCGGCCGCCCCGAACTGCCGCTGGACGACGGCGTGGCCTCGCTCTGGCCGCAGGACGTGCTGCTCCAGCTGGGCGGCGCCGAGCCGCTGCCGGCCAGCCAGTCCGTCGCCAACCGCGGCGTATTGCAGCTGACTGCAATGCTGGCGAGGCCCGCCACGGAAGACAGCGCGGGCCGCGCCATGCTGGCCGCCCACCTGCCCGCCGAACTGATGGCCGCGCTGGACGGCGTGGCCTGCGAGCCGAACGAAGGCGCAGCCCATGTCCGCTGA
- a CDS encoding Crp/Fnr family transcriptional regulator → MSTAAEQTKAAPAGLSPGGAEPAPTQNVQVHLRKIPLLADLSDEDMARIKPELRFRQYAKRDVVLQKGGAGDGLLFLLSGQMQVIDVTEDGRAIGLRMLAPGDFFGEIAVINNSVRTASVVAMSPVLVAFLPAPAALHLFSHSPSVANKMLRHLAEKIQRDSEFRSLLSINNTTRRIYTFLVQMKKTQPGQPDVVENLPTHQDIANMINTSRETVTRALLTLAQKGIVQKDTHRLIILKPQDLQALVEGNA, encoded by the coding sequence ATGAGCACCGCAGCTGAACAAACCAAAGCAGCGCCTGCCGGCCTGAGCCCCGGGGGGGCCGAGCCTGCCCCGACGCAGAATGTGCAGGTGCACCTGCGCAAGATTCCGCTGCTGGCCGACCTCAGCGACGAGGACATGGCCCGCATCAAGCCCGAACTGCGCTTCCGCCAGTACGCCAAGCGCGACGTCGTGCTGCAGAAAGGCGGCGCGGGGGACGGCCTGCTCTTCCTGCTCTCGGGCCAGATGCAGGTGATCGACGTGACCGAGGACGGCCGCGCCATCGGCCTGCGCATGCTGGCGCCCGGCGACTTCTTCGGCGAAATCGCCGTCATCAACAATTCCGTGCGCACCGCCTCCGTGGTGGCCATGAGCCCCGTGCTGGTGGCCTTCCTGCCCGCTCCGGCGGCCCTGCACCTGTTCTCGCACTCGCCGTCCGTGGCCAACAAGATGCTGCGCCACCTGGCCGAGAAGATCCAGCGCGACTCGGAGTTCCGCTCCCTGCTCAGCATCAACAACACGACGCGCCGCATCTACACCTTCCTGGTGCAGATGAAAAAGACCCAGCCCGGCCAGCCGGACGTGGTGGAGAACCTGCCCACCCACCAGGACATTGCCAACATGATCAACACCAGCCGGGAAACCGTCACGCGCGCCCTGCTCACGCTGGCCCAGAAAGGCATCGTGCAGAAGGATACGCACCGCCTCATCATCCTCAAGCCGCAGGACCTCCAGGCGCTCGTCGAGGGCAACGCCTGA
- a CDS encoding ABC transporter ATP-binding protein: protein MNGQIQVRGLGKAYKRYPNHRARLLEWMLPGAPRHQLIHVLQDVNFIVDPGQALGIIGINGAGKSTLLKLITGTAAPSSGSVSIGGRVAALLELGMGFHPDFTGRQNVYMAGQLLGLSMDELNTLMPEIEAFAEIGEYIDQPVRVYSSGMQMRLAFSVATARRPDVLIVDEALSVGDAYFQHKSFERIRAFRQQGTTLLIVSHDKGAIQSVCDRAILLDGGRVVKEGAPEEIMDYYNAMLADREGESVRQEAHENGKMQTISGTGEATVASIALLDAAGQPAEVHGTGNAVTLRIEVAVHADLEEMTLGYRIKDRLGQNIFGTNTFHKGLSQRNLKAGQRLVFDFAFPLNLGPGSYSVATALHSSDNHLTANYEWRDLALVFEVMNLKHSYFEGCTWLDPQVVLHAGGVQP from the coding sequence GTGAACGGACAAATTCAGGTCAGGGGCCTGGGCAAGGCCTACAAGCGCTATCCCAATCACCGCGCCCGCCTGCTGGAATGGATGCTGCCGGGCGCCCCGCGCCACCAGCTGATCCACGTGCTGCAGGACGTGAACTTCATCGTCGATCCCGGCCAGGCGCTGGGCATCATCGGCATCAACGGCGCAGGCAAGAGCACCCTGCTCAAGCTCATTACCGGCACCGCCGCGCCTTCGAGCGGCTCGGTGAGCATCGGCGGCCGCGTGGCCGCCCTGCTGGAGCTGGGCATGGGCTTCCATCCCGATTTCACGGGGCGCCAGAACGTCTACATGGCGGGCCAGCTGCTGGGCCTGAGCATGGACGAATTGAATACCCTCATGCCCGAGATCGAGGCCTTCGCGGAAATCGGCGAATATATCGACCAGCCGGTGCGCGTCTATTCGAGCGGCATGCAGATGCGCCTGGCCTTCAGCGTGGCCACCGCGCGCCGCCCGGATGTGCTGATCGTGGACGAAGCCCTGTCCGTGGGCGACGCCTACTTCCAGCACAAGAGCTTCGAGCGCATTCGCGCCTTCCGCCAGCAGGGCACTACCCTGCTGATCGTTTCGCACGACAAGGGCGCCATCCAGTCGGTGTGCGACCGCGCCATCCTGCTGGACGGGGGCCGCGTGGTGAAGGAAGGCGCGCCCGAAGAGATCATGGACTACTACAACGCCATGCTGGCCGACCGCGAAGGCGAGAGCGTGCGCCAGGAGGCCCACGAGAACGGCAAGATGCAAACCATCTCGGGCACGGGTGAGGCCACGGTGGCCTCCATCGCCCTGCTCGACGCCGCAGGCCAGCCTGCCGAAGTGCACGGCACGGGCAATGCGGTCACCTTGCGCATCGAGGTGGCGGTACATGCAGACCTGGAGGAAATGACCCTCGGCTACCGCATCAAGGACCGCCTGGGCCAGAACATCTTCGGCACCAACACCTTCCACAAGGGCCTGTCGCAGCGCAATCTGAAAGCGGGCCAGCGCCTCGTGTTCGATTTCGCCTTCCCACTCAACCTGGGCCCAGGCAGCTATTCGGTGGCGACCGCGCTGCACAGCTCGGACAACCACCTCACCGCCAACTACGAATGGCGCGACCTGGCCCTGGTATTCGAAGTGATGAACCTGAAGCACAGCTATTTTGAAGGCTGCACCTGGCTCGACCCGCAGGTCGTGCTGCACGCCGGCGGAGTCCAACCATGA